One genomic region from Nostoc sphaeroides encodes:
- a CDS encoding OmpA family protein encodes MITANLVMVEAIMDDFIRGEIDAEIIEDDDSSIYLSIGDLMSGLLMFFALLFITALLQLAQKDVPKRVVIGNVVGQMKSNNINVKVNPETGDVSIQESILFAKGSTELKPEGKAFLRRFIPVYSGVIFSKPEFEQEISRVVIEGHTSSDGDDKTNLQLSLLRSSSVYNYIFYDMNFPTKAPLSQKILAAGRGEIESDKKRDNPGDRKVVFRFQFRSDELKKDILKTSL; translated from the coding sequence ATGATAACCGCCAATTTGGTAATGGTGGAAGCAATCATGGATGATTTTATCAGAGGTGAAATTGATGCAGAGATTATAGAGGATGATGACTCTAGTATCTATCTGTCTATTGGCGATCTGATGTCTGGTTTACTAATGTTTTTTGCTTTGCTATTTATTACTGCCCTACTCCAGCTTGCACAAAAGGATGTACCAAAACGGGTAGTAATTGGTAATGTTGTGGGACAGATGAAAAGCAACAATATCAATGTCAAAGTAAACCCAGAAACAGGGGATGTCAGTATCCAAGAATCAATTCTTTTTGCTAAGGGAAGTACAGAACTTAAACCAGAAGGTAAAGCCTTCCTACGTCGCTTTATTCCTGTTTATAGTGGGGTTATTTTCTCAAAACCAGAATTTGAGCAGGAAATTAGCCGCGTAGTTATAGAAGGTCATACTAGCTCAGATGGAGACGATAAAACTAATCTACAACTAAGCTTGTTGCGATCATCATCAGTTTACAACTACATTTTTTATGATATGAATTTCCCTACCAAAGCACCTTTAAGCCAGAAAATATTAGCTGCTGGTCGTGGAGAAATTGAATCTGACAAGAAACGTGATAATCCAGGCGATCGTAAGGTAGTTTTTCGCTTTCAGTTTCGCAGTGATGAGTTAAAGAAAGATATTCTAAAAACCTCTCTTTAA
- a CDS encoding EH signature domain-containing protein has protein sequence MNSQFCIPSLPETPHCSPNQLIQLASKLPDATISIPSVDKVLEAIEQGKADQLSKLDWIYCIHAKAQWDQQNIDRSRKTSAAIWKVAISNSWLQHQLLWRLAVYYGDRQEQVLAQSLAESFDIFANSDLVSHLLPVQIIRAFRSTKAGIELAKIACEQRINRTELLNIIKEDLPIWIPLFSRFIEEITPYFTTIRSPNQQQVRWLLTCLDEMSDSQQINAVNHLLTNLYNNIASNHSLLVDWLKHNYRNGENWYKLSDPARQRLREWIGGINYSDFQKLVNLILNKLDLENFESNRLCSRRDFWANYSNRFERLRILLPKTSQIAIGYEIQGDVDLLEDDGSDPTEVCIFDFGEWFVVEFFRGRGSETRLFPKNSRNEQILFGESTLSVKRIRCLGGDKHDHEFLWQFFCRQWLANKGINPNPGTEPYRNPTADQLQQRENRLGRWKREIEYLERQHRVYV, from the coding sequence TTGAATTCTCAGTTTTGCATTCCTTCCCTACCTGAAACTCCCCACTGTAGTCCTAATCAACTTATTCAACTTGCAAGTAAGTTACCAGATGCAACAATATCAATACCAAGTGTTGATAAAGTATTAGAAGCTATTGAACAGGGTAAAGCCGATCAACTAAGTAAGTTGGACTGGATTTACTGCATCCATGCTAAAGCACAGTGGGATCAGCAAAATATTGACCGATCTAGGAAAACATCAGCAGCCATTTGGAAGGTAGCAATTTCTAACTCATGGTTGCAACATCAGCTATTGTGGCGTTTAGCTGTTTATTATGGCGATCGGCAAGAACAGGTGTTAGCACAGTCTTTAGCTGAATCTTTTGATATCTTTGCTAATTCTGACTTAGTTAGTCACCTGCTACCAGTTCAAATTATTCGGGCGTTTCGCAGTACAAAAGCAGGTATAGAATTAGCAAAAATTGCTTGTGAACAGCGTATTAATCGAACTGAATTACTAAATATAATCAAAGAAGATTTACCTATTTGGATTCCATTATTCAGCAGATTTATAGAAGAAATAACTCCCTATTTTACTACAATTCGCTCTCCAAATCAGCAGCAAGTAAGATGGTTGTTAACTTGTTTAGATGAAATGTCAGATAGTCAGCAAATAAATGCTGTTAATCATTTACTCACTAATCTTTACAATAATATAGCAAGCAATCATTCTTTGCTGGTTGATTGGTTGAAACACAACTATAGAAATGGTGAAAATTGGTATAAACTTTCAGATCCAGCAAGGCAAAGACTTCGAGAGTGGATTGGAGGTATCAATTATAGTGATTTCCAAAAGTTAGTAAATCTCATATTGAACAAGCTGGATTTAGAAAACTTCGAGTCAAATCGCCTATGTAGTCGCAGGGATTTTTGGGCTAATTACAGTAACCGCTTTGAACGGCTTCGTATCTTGTTACCCAAGACATCACAAATTGCCATAGGGTATGAAATCCAAGGTGATGTTGATCTATTAGAGGATGATGGTAGCGACCCAACAGAGGTTTGTATATTCGATTTTGGTGAGTGGTTTGTAGTCGAATTCTTTCGTGGAAGAGGTAGTGAGACGCGCCTGTTTCCGAAAAATTCCAGAAATGAGCAAATCCTTTTTGGTGAATCCACGCTTTCAGTCAAGCGGATTCGTTGTCTGGGTGGCGATAAGCACGATCATGAATTTCTTTGGCAATTCTTTTGCCGCCAATGGCTTGCAAATAAGGGAATTAACCCAAATCCAGGTACTGAACCTTACAGA